The following are encoded in a window of Amaranthus tricolor cultivar Red isolate AtriRed21 chromosome 2, ASM2621246v1, whole genome shotgun sequence genomic DNA:
- the LOC130805754 gene encoding uncharacterized protein LOC130805754: MNAGFDAYGFDAELYEISSSSSSKKSKGEDKQPNLREFLFKRMTSQGSFNETIDSPPSPLSSPPTQDVNMEVGGSSACDEPLDDDCDEPLDDDWVYDVELLPHDPGLRKNIMDYPPNERNPVRRAYILKKPCQPKTHVFPQKQVGGLCRFSVNWFKKWDWLEYSVEKDAAFCFACYLFKRDVEIYNGGDAFVNGGFKCWNKPDRFQKHVGGVKSANNVAYEKYVNLRDAKKTSIEVVFDNESQAQMDSYHIRLNASLTCLRFLLGQGLAFRGHDGSEELNSRGNFLELLKWLGEKVDEETTKRIIEEVGDGYFSILADESSDVSQKEQLALVLRFVKRESGSVVERFLGIVHVGDTIALSLKDAILSLLMEYSLSPSMIRGQGYDGAIGASCKRRDMIRKKQAQVVAQALEVGEIESGSGLNQERGLSRPGDTRWGSHYKCLINITNLFPSIIEGFLESFDFVFVAHLMLIIFGYTNDLCIALQRKEQDIVNAIRLVSTTKNVLQKMRDEGWDNLLKKVITFCTKHEIDVPSIDAHYVPQGRGRRFVQQATNLHHFRVGIFLEVIDLHLQELDNRFNEINMELLTCMVSLSPKGNFSSFDKEKILKLASLYPKEFSCNDLTALDLQLDVFLDTMLNDERFHDLKDINSLSMMLVETKRHETFPLIHLLIKLMLILPVATASVERVFSAMTYVKSKLRNSMGDQLMNDCLVTFIEKEVFLQVSDEMIIDRFKSMKARRMNL; this comes from the exons AATTATAT gaaaTATCAAGTAGTTCAAGTTCAAAGAAGTCAAAAGGCGAGGATAAACAACCCAATCTTCGTGAATTCTTGTTTAAGAGAATGACATCCCAAGGATCATTTAACGAAACCATTGACTCACCTCCTTctcctttaagttcccctccAACTCAAGATGTTAATATGGAAGTAGGTGGTTCAAGTGCTTGTGATGAACCATTGGATGATGATTGTGATGAACCATTGGATGATGATTGGGTGTATGATGTTGAACTTCTTCCTCATGACCCGGGATTGAGAAAAAACATAATGGATTATCCCCCAAATGAAAGAAATCCGGTTAGAAGagcttatattcttaaaaaacctTGCCAACCAAAAACACATGTTTTCCCTCAAAAACAAGTAGGTGGTTTATGCCGTTTTAGTGTCAATTGGTTCAAAAAATGGGATTGGCTTGAATATAGTGTTGAAAAAGATGCCGCATTTTGCTTTGCTTGTTATTTGTTCAAGAGGGATGTTGAAATTTACAATGGGGGTGATGCATTTGTTAATGGAGGGTTTAAATGCTGGAATAAACCGGATAGGTTTCAAAAGCATGTTGGTGGAGTTAAAAGTGCAAATAATGTTGCTTATGAGAAATATGTGAATTTAAGAGATGCAAAAAAGACATCAATTGAAGTTGTGTTTGATAATGAGAGTCAAGCTCAAATGGATTCATATCATATTCGTTTGAATGCATCCTTAACTTGTTTGAGATTTCTTTTGGGCCAAGGTTTGGCATTCCGGGGACATGATGGAAGTGAGGAGTTAAATAGTAGGGGTAACTTTCTTgagcttttgaagtggttaggggAGAAGGTTGATGAA GAGACTACCAAGCGCATAATAGAAGAGGTTGGAGATGGTTACTTTTCTATTTTGGCCGATGAATCTAGTGATGTGTCTCAAAAAGAACAACTAGCTCTTGTTTTGCGGTTTGTTAAAAGAGAAAGTGGATCGGTAGTGGAACGCTTTTTAGGCATTGTACATGTGGGTGACACTATCGCTTTATCTCTTAAAGATGCAATTTTGTCCTTGCTTATGGAATATTCATTGAGTCCATCCATGATAAGAGGTCAAGGGTATGATGGGGCGA TTGGAGCTTCTTGTAAGAGAAGAGACATGATTCGAAAAAAGCAAGCTCAAGTAGTGGCTCAAGCattggaagtgggggaaattgAAAGTGGATCGGGTTTAAATCAAGAACGTGGTTTGAGTAGGCCAGGAGATACACGTTGGGGATCTCATTACAAGTGTCTAATAAATATCACGAACTTGTTTCCTTCAATTATTGAA GGATTTTTGGAgtcatttgattttgtttttgtggCTCATTTGATGTTGATTATCTTTGGCTACACTAATGATTTATGTATTGCTTTACAAAGAAAGGAACAAGATATTGTTAATGCCATTAGACTTGTTAGTACTACAAAAaatgtgttgcaaaagatgagaGATGAAGGATGGGATAATCTCTTAAAAAAAGTTATTACATTTTGTACTAAACACGAGATTGATGTTCCATCTATAGATGCTCATTATGTGCCTCAAGGAAGAGGAAGACGTTTTGTTCAACAAGCTACAAATCTACATCATTTTCGGGTTGGAATCTTTTTGGAAGTAATTGATTTGCATCTTCAAGAGCTTGATAACCGTTTTAATGAGATTAACATGGAGTTACTTACATGCATGGTCTCTCTAAGTCCTAAAGGTAACTTTTCATCTTTTGATAAAGAGAAGATACTTAAACTTGCTTCTTTATATCCCAAGGAGTTTTCATGTAATGATTTAACGGCTCTTGATCTTCAACTAGATGTGTTCTTGGATACTATGTTAAACGATGAAAGATTTCATGATTTGAAAGATATCAATTCTCTTTCCATGATGCTTGTTGAAACAAAGAGACATGAGACATTTCCTCTTATACATTTGCTAATCAAGttgatgttgattcttcctGTTGCTACGGCAAGTGTAGAAAGAGTGTTTTCCGCAATGACATATGTCAAAAGTAAGTTGAGAAATAGCATGGGTGATCAACTTATGAATGATTGTTTGGTTACTTTTATTGAGAAGGAAGTGTTTCTACAAGTTTCCGATgaaatgattattgatcgttttaAAAGTATGAAGGCTCGAAggatgaatttgtaa